From one Pirellulales bacterium genomic stretch:
- a CDS encoding MBL fold metallo-hydrolase — protein sequence MSSPRIEVLTIESLPFGENTYVAWLEGRDDCLIVDAGLEPRKIVHAVEARKLRPAALLCTHGHADHIGGNEYLKRIWPEVPIVTGKNEAQMLVDARLNMSAVFGVPVTSPPADILLADGESFSAAGFELQVYEIPGHSRGHIVFVWRGASPYQVFGGDVLFAGSIGRTDFPGGSFEQLAAGIHHRLFTLPDDTVVWPGHGPATTTGREKRTNPFVGEAAGIYGIDDI from the coding sequence TTGAGTTCGCCCCGCATCGAAGTCCTGACCATCGAATCACTGCCGTTCGGAGAAAACACCTACGTCGCCTGGCTCGAGGGGCGCGACGACTGCCTGATCGTCGATGCCGGCCTGGAGCCGCGCAAGATCGTGCACGCCGTCGAAGCGCGAAAGTTGAGACCCGCGGCACTGCTTTGCACGCATGGGCACGCTGATCACATCGGCGGCAACGAGTACCTCAAGCGGATCTGGCCCGAGGTGCCGATCGTCACCGGCAAGAACGAAGCACAGATGCTGGTTGATGCCCGCCTCAACATGTCGGCGGTGTTCGGCGTACCCGTCACGAGTCCGCCGGCCGACATCCTGTTGGCCGACGGCGAATCGTTTTCGGCGGCCGGGTTCGAACTACAGGTGTACGAGATTCCCGGGCACTCGCGAGGTCACATCGTGTTCGTGTGGCGGGGAGCTTCGCCCTACCAGGTCTTTGGCGGCGACGTGTTGTTCGCCGGCAGCATTGGCCGGACCGATTTTCCCGGCGGCAGCTTCGAACAACTGGCCGCGGGAATTCACCACAGGCTGTTCACCCTGCCCGACGACACGGTGGTCTGGCCGGGCCATGGACCTGCCACGACCACCGGCCGCGAGAAGCGCACCAATCCGTTCGTCGGCGAAGCCGCGGGGATCTACGGGATCGACGATATCTAG
- a CDS encoding zinc metallopeptidase: protein MRWQEGRRSENIEDRRGMRPRTVAAGGGGLIMLIIIVLAMLFGVDPRPLMQQAQQPQAGAEADGEAGPIESSPEEEQLKDFVATVLADTEDVWKALFQAGGRQYREPTLVLFRGQVESACGLASAAVGPFYCPADEKLYLDLAFFEELQNRFRAPGDFAQAYVIAHEIGHHVQNLLGTMEQVHRLRGRVSETEFNQMSVRLELQADFYAGVWAHHAQRMKGLLEAGDIEEGLRAASAIGDDKIQKMTQGYVVPDSFTHGSSEQRIRWFRKGLQTGDLSQGDTFNADDL from the coding sequence ATGCGTTGGCAAGAAGGACGCCGTAGCGAGAACATCGAGGATCGCCGGGGCATGCGGCCCCGCACGGTCGCGGCCGGTGGCGGCGGCTTGATCATGCTCATCATCATCGTGCTGGCGATGTTGTTTGGCGTCGATCCGCGTCCGCTGATGCAACAAGCGCAACAGCCGCAGGCGGGCGCCGAGGCCGATGGCGAAGCGGGCCCCATCGAATCTTCTCCGGAAGAAGAGCAGCTCAAGGATTTTGTCGCCACGGTGCTGGCCGACACGGAGGACGTTTGGAAGGCGCTGTTTCAAGCGGGCGGCCGGCAATATCGCGAACCTACGTTGGTATTGTTCCGCGGTCAGGTGGAATCGGCCTGCGGATTGGCCAGCGCTGCTGTCGGGCCCTTCTACTGCCCGGCCGACGAAAAGCTCTACCTCGACCTGGCCTTCTTCGAAGAACTGCAGAACCGTTTTCGTGCACCGGGCGATTTTGCGCAGGCCTATGTAATCGCCCACGAGATCGGGCATCACGTCCAGAATCTCTTGGGCACAATGGAGCAGGTTCATCGTCTCCGCGGCCGCGTGAGCGAGACCGAGTTCAACCAGATGTCGGTCCGCCTCGAATTGCAGGCCGACTTCTACGCGGGTGTCTGGGCCCACCACGCTCAACGCATGAAAGGCCTGCTCGAGGCCGGCGACATCGAGGAGGGGCTCCGGGCTGCCAGTGCCATCGGCGACGACAAAATCCAGAAAATGACCCAGGGATACGTCGTGCCCGATTCCTTCACCCACGGCAGCTCGGAACAGCGCATCCGCTGGTTCCGCAAGGGCCTGCAAACGGGCGATTTATCGCAGGGTGATACGTTCAATGCCGACGACCTGTAA